One region of Yersinia bercovieri ATCC 43970 genomic DNA includes:
- the envC gene encoding murein hydrolase activator EnvC, with protein sequence MAPADVITGSKESISLLPNKFVRRPWSALYASVFCAGVLLLPLSVSAADAPATAKTAENKNQLKTLQQDIAEKEKSVQQQKQQRSSLLDQLKQQENTIAQASRSLRDTQGTLTTLDKEIASLTASIAKLQSQQSQQQNILSKQLDAAFKQGQHSGLQLILSGEESQRSERILAYFSYLNEARQKSIEELQQTRADLSAEKKTLEQKQNQQKSLLDEQKNQQQKLEQARTARKKTLTSLEASLEKDQQGLAELKLNESRLRDQIAKAEREAKARAEREAKEAARVREQVKAKEQQAKKTGSSYKPSESERSLMARTGGLGRPGGQAVWPVRGNVTHRFGESLQGELRWKGMVISAPEGSEVKAIADGRVLLADWLQGYGLVVVVEHGKGDMSLYGYNQSALVNVGAQVKAGQPIALVGTSGGQGEPSLYFEIRRQGQAVNPQPWLGR encoded by the coding sequence ATGGCCCCGGCCGACGTTATTACTGGCAGCAAAGAGTCAATTTCTCTGTTGCCAAATAAGTTTGTCCGTCGTCCGTGGTCAGCACTGTACGCCAGCGTTTTTTGCGCTGGCGTATTGCTATTGCCATTATCCGTCAGTGCTGCCGATGCCCCTGCGACCGCGAAAACAGCAGAGAACAAAAACCAGCTGAAAACACTGCAGCAGGATATCGCCGAGAAAGAAAAAAGTGTTCAGCAACAAAAACAGCAACGCAGTTCATTGCTGGATCAGCTGAAACAGCAGGAGAATACCATTGCCCAGGCCAGTCGTAGCCTGCGTGACACCCAAGGTACTCTGACCACACTAGACAAAGAGATCGCCAGTCTCACCGCTTCAATTGCCAAATTGCAAAGCCAACAATCTCAGCAACAAAATATACTGTCTAAACAACTTGATGCCGCCTTTAAGCAAGGCCAGCACAGTGGTTTACAGCTTATTTTAAGTGGTGAAGAGAGTCAGCGTAGTGAGCGTATTTTGGCCTATTTCAGTTATCTCAATGAAGCCCGACAAAAATCCATTGAGGAGTTGCAACAGACCCGCGCGGATCTCTCGGCTGAGAAAAAGACGCTAGAACAGAAGCAAAATCAGCAAAAATCACTGCTAGATGAACAAAAAAACCAGCAACAGAAGCTGGAGCAGGCGCGCACTGCACGCAAAAAAACCCTAACCTCACTGGAAGCTTCGCTGGAAAAAGATCAGCAGGGTCTGGCGGAGTTAAAACTGAACGAATCACGTTTGCGCGATCAGATAGCTAAAGCAGAGCGGGAAGCCAAAGCCCGTGCTGAGCGGGAAGCGAAAGAAGCCGCCCGCGTGCGTGAACAGGTGAAAGCCAAAGAGCAACAAGCCAAGAAAACTGGCTCGAGCTATAAGCCGAGTGAAAGTGAGCGCTCATTAATGGCACGAACCGGTGGCCTCGGTCGCCCAGGTGGTCAAGCTGTCTGGCCGGTACGAGGTAACGTGACCCATCGCTTCGGTGAATCCTTGCAAGGGGAACTTCGCTGGAAAGGTATGGTTATCTCCGCGCCAGAGGGCAGCGAAGTCAAAGCGATAGCAGATGGACGAGTGCTGCTGGCAGACTGGCTACAAGGCTATGGGCTGGTCGTGGTGGTCGAGCACGGCAAAGGGGATATGAGTCTATACGGCTACAACCAGAGTGCGCTGGTCAATGTCGGTGCTCAAGTGAAAGCCGGTCAGCCGATAGCACTTGTTGGCACCAGCGGCGGTCAGGGTGAGCCATCACTCTATTTCGAAATTCGCCGTCAGGGGCAAGCTGTTAACCCACAACCTTGGTTAGGAAGATAG
- the gpmM gene encoding 2,3-bisphosphoglycerate-independent phosphoglycerate mutase has translation MSSTKKPLVLTILDGYGHREEQQDNAILNAKTPVMDRLWQQQPHTLIAASGLDVGLPDGQMGNSEVGHVNLGAGRIVYQDLTRLDKEIKEGDFFTNQTLTAAIDKAVKAGKAVHIMGLLSAGGVHSHEEHIRAMVELAAKRGATAIYLHAFLDGRDTPPRSAEPSLKRFTEQFAALGKGRIASIIGRYYAMDRDNRWDRVQLAYDLMTQAKGEFIADNAVAGLQAAYARNENDEFVKPTVIQAAGEADATINDGDALIFMNFRADRARQITRAFVNADFDGFKRDKVVNFGDFVMLTEYAADIKVACAYPPASLENTFGEWLMKHDKTQLRISETEKYAHVTFFYNGGVEEPFKGEDRILINSPKVATYDLQPEMSSAELTEKLVAAIGSGKYDVIICNYPNGDMVGHTGDYDAAVKAVETLDNCIEQVVAAVKAADGQLLITADHGNAEQMRDPATGQAHTAHTSLPVPLIYVGNKGVKAVEGGKLSDIAPTMLSLMEMEIPQEMTGKPLFIVE, from the coding sequence ATGTCGAGCACTAAAAAACCACTGGTTCTGACTATTCTGGATGGCTACGGTCACCGCGAAGAACAGCAGGATAATGCCATTCTGAATGCCAAAACGCCGGTTATGGACCGTTTATGGCAGCAACAACCTCACACATTGATCGCCGCCTCAGGTCTGGATGTCGGCCTGCCCGATGGTCAAATGGGTAACTCTGAAGTGGGTCACGTCAATCTGGGCGCTGGCCGTATTGTCTATCAGGACTTGACCCGCCTCGACAAAGAGATCAAAGAGGGTGACTTTTTCACCAACCAGACCCTGACCGCCGCCATTGATAAAGCGGTTAAAGCCGGTAAAGCGGTTCATATCATGGGTCTGCTCTCTGCTGGCGGCGTTCATAGCCACGAAGAGCACATTCGTGCCATGGTTGAGTTAGCCGCCAAACGCGGCGCGACCGCCATCTACCTACATGCTTTCCTCGATGGCCGTGACACCCCGCCGCGTAGTGCTGAGCCGTCGCTGAAACGATTCACTGAGCAGTTTGCAGCATTGGGTAAAGGCCGCATCGCGTCGATTATTGGTCGTTACTACGCCATGGACCGTGATAACCGCTGGGATCGTGTGCAGCTGGCCTACGATTTGATGACGCAAGCAAAAGGCGAATTCATCGCAGATAACGCCGTCGCTGGCCTGCAAGCCGCCTACGCCCGCAATGAAAATGATGAATTTGTTAAGCCGACCGTGATTCAAGCGGCAGGTGAAGCTGATGCCACCATAAATGATGGCGATGCATTAATCTTCATGAACTTCCGTGCTGACCGCGCCCGTCAAATTACCCGCGCCTTTGTTAATGCCGATTTCGACGGCTTCAAACGCGATAAAGTGGTTAACTTCGGCGATTTCGTCATGTTGACAGAGTATGCTGCGGACATCAAAGTCGCCTGCGCTTACCCACCAGCATCACTGGAGAATACCTTCGGTGAGTGGTTGATGAAGCATGACAAAACTCAGTTGCGCATTTCTGAAACTGAGAAATATGCTCACGTGACTTTCTTCTATAACGGCGGCGTTGAAGAGCCGTTTAAAGGTGAAGACCGCATTTTGATTAACTCGCCGAAAGTGGCGACTTATGACCTGCAACCTGAAATGAGTTCAGCAGAACTGACTGAAAAACTGGTCGCGGCTATCGGCAGCGGCAAATATGATGTGATCATTTGTAACTATCCAAATGGCGATATGGTCGGCCATACCGGCGATTATGATGCTGCGGTGAAAGCAGTAGAAACACTGGATAATTGCATTGAGCAAGTGGTTGCTGCGGTAAAAGCCGCTGACGGTCAATTGCTGATCACCGCTGACCACGGCAATGCTGAGCAGATGCGCGACCCGGCAACCGGCCAGGCGCACACTGCCCATACCAGCCTGCCGGTGCCACTAATTTATGTCGGCAATAAAGGGGTTAAAGCGGTTGAAGGCGGCAAACTCTCTGATATCGCGCCAACCATGCTGTCACTGATGGAAATGGAAATCCCGCAAGAGATGACTGGTAAGCCGCTGTTCATCGTGGAATAA
- a CDS encoding rhodanese-like domain-containing protein gives MLQEIMQFISQHPVLSLAWVALLVAVIFTTFKSSLSKVKEITRGEATRLINKEDAVVVDVRTRDDYRKGHIASSLNLLPSDIKNGNLAELEKHKAQPIIVVCATGTTSRASAELLNKAGFERVYTLKEGISGWSGENLPLARGK, from the coding sequence ATGTTGCAAGAGATTATGCAATTCATTAGCCAGCATCCAGTTTTGAGTCTGGCCTGGGTGGCGTTACTTGTCGCCGTAATTTTCACCACCTTCAAAAGTTCTCTCTCCAAAGTGAAAGAGATAACCCGTGGTGAAGCGACGCGTCTGATTAACAAAGAAGATGCGGTTGTGGTTGATGTCCGCACACGTGATGACTATCGCAAAGGTCATATTGCCAGTTCCCTTAATTTGCTTCCGAGCGACATTAAAAACGGTAACCTGGCTGAGTTGGAAAAGCACAAAGCACAGCCTATTATTGTAGTTTGTGCCACAGGAACCACCTCCCGCGCTTCTGCTGAGTTGCTGAATAAAGCCGGTTTTGAACGAGTCTATACCTTGAAAGAGGGTATCTCCGGCTGGAGTGGCGAGAATCTGCCACTGGCGCGCGGCAAGTAA
- the grxC gene encoding glutaredoxin 3, which produces MAKIEIYTKATCPFCHRAKALLNSKGAAFHEIAIDNEPAKREEMIARSGRTTVPQIFIDGQHIGGCDDLHALDARGGLDPLL; this is translated from the coding sequence ATGGCGAAGATTGAGATTTATACCAAAGCAACCTGCCCGTTCTGTCACCGTGCCAAGGCACTGCTGAACAGTAAAGGTGCCGCTTTCCATGAAATCGCAATTGATAATGAGCCGGCCAAACGTGAAGAGATGATTGCTCGTAGCGGGCGGACGACGGTGCCTCAGATATTTATTGATGGGCAGCATATCGGTGGCTGTGATGATTTACACGCCCTGGATGCGCGCGGTGGGCTAGACCCGCTGCTTTAA
- the secB gene encoding protein-export chaperone SecB, with amino-acid sequence MSEQNNTEMAFQIQRIYTKDISFEAPNAPQVFQQDWQPEVKLDLDTASSQLAEDVYEVVLRVTVTASLGEETAFLCEVQQGGIFSIAGIDGTQLAHCLGAYCPNILFPYARECITSLVSRGTFPQLNLAPVNFDALFMNYLQQQAEGEGAEQRQDA; translated from the coding sequence ATGTCAGAGCAAAACAACACCGAAATGGCTTTTCAGATCCAACGTATCTACACCAAGGATATCTCCTTCGAGGCACCTAATGCTCCGCAGGTTTTCCAGCAGGATTGGCAGCCAGAAGTTAAACTTGATCTTGATACTGCTTCCAGTCAGCTGGCTGAAGATGTGTATGAAGTGGTACTGCGTGTTACGGTAACTGCCTCTTTAGGCGAAGAAACTGCATTCCTGTGTGAAGTTCAGCAAGGCGGTATCTTCTCCATCGCAGGTATCGACGGCACCCAACTGGCCCATTGCTTAGGTGCATACTGCCCGAACATTCTGTTCCCGTATGCTCGCGAATGCATCACCAGCCTGGTTTCTCGCGGTACTTTCCCACAGCTGAATCTGGCACCGGTTAACTTTGATGCCCTGTTCATGAACTATCTGCAACAGCAGGCTGAAGGCGAAGGTGCAGAACAACGTCAGGATGCCTGA
- the gpsA gene encoding NAD(P)H-dependent glycerol-3-phosphate dehydrogenase yields the protein MNTTHASMTVIGAGSYGTALAITLARNGHQVVLWGHDPKHIQLLQHDRCNQAFLPDVPFPDTLLLETDLARALAASRDVLVVVPSHVFGAVLHQLKPHLRKDARIVWATKGLEAETGRLLQDVAREVLGESIPLAVVSGPTFAKELAAGLPTAIALASTDARFSEDLQQLLHCGKSFRVYSNPDFIGVQLGGAVKNVIAIGAGMSDGIGFGANARTALITRGLAEMTRLGSALGADPSTFMGMAGLGDLVLTCTDNQSRNRRFGIMLGQGLGVQEAQDSIGQVVEGYRNTKEVLALAQRHGVEMPITEQIYQVLYCHKNAREAALTLLGRTKKDEKSGI from the coding sequence ATGAACACCACCCATGCTTCAATGACTGTCATCGGTGCCGGATCTTACGGCACCGCATTAGCCATTACGCTAGCGCGTAATGGCCATCAAGTTGTGTTATGGGGTCATGACCCTAAGCACATTCAGCTGCTGCAACACGACCGCTGTAACCAGGCTTTCCTGCCCGATGTCCCTTTCCCTGATACTTTGCTGCTGGAGACGGATCTGGCACGTGCGCTGGCAGCCAGCCGTGATGTGTTGGTCGTTGTGCCGAGCCATGTTTTTGGGGCGGTGTTGCACCAGTTGAAACCGCATTTACGCAAAGATGCACGCATTGTCTGGGCCACCAAAGGGCTTGAGGCCGAAACCGGGCGCTTGCTACAAGATGTCGCGCGGGAAGTGTTGGGTGAGAGCATCCCGCTAGCTGTTGTCTCCGGCCCCACCTTTGCCAAAGAGCTAGCCGCCGGCTTACCGACCGCGATCGCATTGGCCTCAACCGATGCGAGGTTCAGCGAAGATTTGCAACAGCTGTTGCACTGTGGCAAAAGTTTCCGGGTGTACAGCAATCCTGATTTTATCGGGGTGCAGCTGGGGGGCGCGGTTAAAAACGTGATTGCGATTGGTGCGGGGATGTCCGATGGCATTGGCTTTGGCGCGAATGCCCGTACTGCGCTGATCACCCGTGGCTTGGCTGAAATGACCCGTCTGGGTTCTGCATTGGGCGCGGATCCCTCCACCTTTATGGGCATGGCAGGATTAGGTGATTTGGTGCTAACCTGCACTGATAACCAATCCCGTAACCGCCGATTTGGCATCATGCTGGGTCAGGGATTAGGGGTACAAGAAGCACAGGACAGCATTGGTCAAGTGGTTGAAGGTTACCGCAACACCAAGGAAGTTCTGGCATTGGCACAGCGTCATGGTGTAGAGATGCCAATAACCGAACAGATTTATCAGGTGTTGTATTGCCACAAAAATGCCCGTGAAGCGGCATTGACTCTGTTGGGGCGGACCAAAAAAGATGAAAAAAGCGGCATTTAG
- the cysE gene encoding serine O-acetyltransferase, which translates to MSSEELELVWSSIKSEARALAECEPMLASFFHATLLKHENLGSALSYILANKLANPIMPAIAIREVVEDAYRADEQMIVSAARDILAVRLRDPAVDKYSTPLLYLKGFHALQAYRIGHWLWAKDRKALAIYLQNQVSVAFGVDIHPAATIGCGIMLDHATGIVIGETAVVENDVSILQSVTLGGTGKTSGDRHPKIREGVMIGAGAKILGNIEVGRGAKIGAGSVVLQSVPAHTTAAGVPARIVGKPESDKPSLDMDQHFNGAGHGFEYGDGI; encoded by the coding sequence ATGTCGTCAGAAGAGTTAGAGCTGGTCTGGAGTAGCATTAAATCAGAAGCCAGAGCGCTGGCTGAGTGTGAACCAATGCTGGCAAGTTTTTTTCACGCGACATTATTGAAGCATGAAAATTTAGGCAGTGCGCTGAGCTATATTCTGGCAAATAAACTGGCTAATCCAATCATGCCTGCGATTGCCATTCGTGAGGTGGTAGAGGATGCCTATCGCGCGGATGAACAGATGATTGTCTCCGCTGCTCGCGATATTTTGGCTGTACGCTTGCGTGACCCCGCTGTTGATAAATACTCCACGCCGCTGCTGTATCTTAAAGGCTTCCACGCGTTACAGGCATACCGTATCGGGCATTGGCTGTGGGCGAAAGATCGTAAAGCGCTGGCAATTTATCTACAAAATCAAGTGTCTGTCGCTTTTGGTGTGGATATCCACCCTGCGGCGACCATTGGTTGTGGCATTATGTTAGACCACGCCACCGGTATTGTCATTGGTGAAACCGCCGTCGTTGAGAATGATGTCTCCATCCTGCAATCCGTTACCCTCGGCGGTACCGGCAAAACCAGTGGTGACCGCCATCCAAAGATCCGCGAAGGTGTGATGATTGGTGCTGGCGCGAAAATTCTGGGGAATATTGAAGTCGGGCGTGGTGCCAAAATTGGCGCTGGGTCAGTGGTGTTACAATCCGTCCCCGCACATACCACCGCCGCTGGCGTGCCTGCGCGTATCGTGGGTAAACCAGAGAGCGATAAACCTTCGTTGGATATGGATCAGCATTTCAATGGGGCTGGGCATGGTTTTGAGTACGGCGACGGTATCTGA
- the trmL gene encoding tRNA (uridine(34)/cytosine(34)/5-carboxymethylaminomethyluridine(34)-2'-O)-methyltransferase TrmL, with translation MLNIVLFEPEIPPNTGNIIRLCANTGCQLHLIKPLGFTWDDKRLRRAGLDYHEFASIKHHHDYQAFLDSEKLDGAQSAGATPARLFALTTKGTPAHSAVSYQANDYLLFGPETRGLPARVLDVLPAQQKIRIPMQADSRSMNLSNAVSVVVYEAWRQLGYPGALLKE, from the coding sequence ATGCTTAATATCGTTTTATTTGAACCCGAAATCCCGCCCAATACCGGTAATATCATCCGGTTATGTGCGAATACCGGCTGCCAACTTCATCTGATTAAACCTTTGGGTTTCACCTGGGATGACAAACGCTTACGCCGTGCGGGTCTTGATTATCATGAGTTTGCCAGTATCAAGCATCACCATGATTACCAAGCATTTTTGGATAGTGAAAAACTTGATGGCGCACAATCTGCCGGGGCAACACCCGCCCGCTTATTTGCCTTGACCACCAAAGGGACACCCGCCCACAGCGCCGTCAGCTATCAGGCTAATGATTACCTGCTGTTTGGCCCTGAAACCCGAGGTTTACCCGCTAGGGTTCTGGATGTGTTGCCCGCTCAGCAGAAAATCAGAATTCCGATGCAAGCCGATAGCCGCAGCATGAATCTGTCAAATGCCGTGTCAGTGGTGGTGTATGAGGCCTGGCGGCAGTTGGGTTATCCGGGTGCGTTACTGAAAGAGTAG
- the ada gene encoding bifunctional DNA-binding transcriptional regulator/O6-methylguanine-DNA methyltransferase Ada, protein MTSAKGSIGSAQDPRWAAIVTRDKAADGQFIYAVKTTGIYCRPSCPSRQAKAEHIEFFADNHAAELAGYRPCKRCQPTQLPLALQHAEKISQACRLIEQAEVPLKLAELAAELNLSAFHFHRLFKAITGLTPKGYANATRSARVRTQLAGGGSVTDAIFDAGYNANGRFYAQSNQLLGMTPTRYRQGGRDVTLRFAVGESSLGAILMAKSELGICAILLGDSPAPLVQQLQDKFPQAELIGGDAEFEQWFAQVVGLVEAPRFGLDLPLDIQGTAFQQRVWQALREIPVGETASYADIAAKIGSPKAMRAVAGACAANMLAVAIPCHRVIRQDGALSGYRWGVERKKQLLAKEGAVVIASDLPDLK, encoded by the coding sequence ATGACATCAGCTAAAGGATCGATCGGCAGTGCGCAGGACCCACGCTGGGCCGCCATTGTGACTCGCGATAAAGCCGCCGATGGGCAGTTCATTTATGCGGTGAAAACCACCGGTATCTATTGTCGCCCCTCTTGCCCATCTCGTCAGGCTAAAGCCGAACACATTGAATTCTTTGCTGATAATCACGCCGCCGAGCTTGCGGGCTATCGGCCTTGTAAACGTTGTCAGCCGACTCAGTTACCGCTGGCGTTGCAGCATGCAGAGAAAATCAGTCAGGCGTGCCGCTTAATTGAGCAAGCGGAAGTGCCGCTGAAGCTGGCTGAACTGGCCGCTGAACTAAATCTCAGCGCTTTTCATTTTCATCGGCTGTTTAAGGCCATAACCGGACTGACCCCCAAGGGGTATGCCAATGCGACGCGAAGTGCCCGTGTCCGCACTCAATTGGCCGGGGGAGGCTCAGTGACCGATGCTATTTTTGATGCTGGTTATAACGCTAATGGTCGATTTTATGCGCAGTCAAATCAGCTATTGGGGATGACGCCGACCCGTTATCGTCAGGGGGGACGTGATGTTACGTTGCGCTTTGCCGTTGGTGAAAGCTCCCTTGGCGCGATTTTGATGGCGAAAAGTGAGCTGGGTATCTGCGCGATTTTATTAGGTGACTCACCCGCACCATTGGTGCAGCAGTTGCAGGATAAATTTCCGCAGGCGGAGTTAATTGGTGGTGATGCCGAGTTTGAGCAGTGGTTCGCACAGGTGGTGGGGTTGGTTGAGGCGCCCAGGTTCGGCCTTGATCTGCCGCTGGATATTCAGGGTACCGCTTTTCAGCAGCGGGTTTGGCAGGCGCTGCGAGAGATTCCGGTCGGTGAAACCGCCAGTTATGCCGATATTGCCGCTAAGATTGGTTCACCCAAAGCCATGCGTGCCGTTGCGGGTGCTTGCGCGGCCAATATGTTGGCCGTCGCTATTCCTTGTCACCGAGTCATTCGCCAGGATGGTGCATTATCAGGTTATCGTTGGGGTGTTGAACGTAAGAAACAGTTACTGGCAAAAGAGGGCGCGGTGGTGATAGCCAGTGATCTGCCCGATCTAAAATGA
- the cpxA gene encoding envelope stress sensor histidine kinase CpxA, translated as MINSLTTRIFAIFWFTLALVLMLVLMVPKLDSRQMTTLLDSEQRQGTMLEQHIEAELASDPANDLMWWRRLYRAIEKWAPPGQHLVLVTTEGRVIGAQRHEMQMVRNFIGQSDNSDQPKKKKYGRVEMVGPFSIRDGEDNYQLYLLRPASSPQSDFINLMFDRPLLLLIATMLISSPLLLWLAWSLAKPARKLKNAADDVARGNLKQHPELESGPQEFLATGASFNQMISALDRMVVAQQRLISDISHELRTPLTRLQLATALMRRRHGEGKELERIEMEAQRLDSMINDLLVLSRSQHKNELHREPIKANDLWSDVLEDAQFEADQMGKTLEVTSPPGPWTLFGNPAALDSALENIVRNALRYSHHHIAVAFSSDNHGVTIIVDDDGPGVSADDREQIFRPFYRTDEARDRESGGTGLGLAIVETAVNQHRGWVRAEDSPLGGLRLILWLPLHPLKA; from the coding sequence ATGATCAACAGTTTAACGACGCGAATTTTTGCTATTTTCTGGTTTACCTTAGCACTGGTATTGATGCTAGTGCTGATGGTACCAAAGCTTGATTCGCGTCAAATGACCACCTTGCTCGACAGCGAACAGCGTCAGGGAACGATGCTGGAGCAACATATTGAAGCTGAACTGGCCAGTGATCCTGCCAATGATCTGATGTGGTGGCGCAGGCTTTATCGCGCCATTGAGAAGTGGGCGCCGCCGGGTCAGCATTTGGTGTTGGTGACCACCGAGGGGCGAGTCATTGGTGCCCAGCGCCACGAAATGCAAATGGTGCGTAATTTTATCGGCCAGTCAGATAACTCAGATCAGCCGAAAAAGAAAAAATATGGCCGCGTCGAGATGGTCGGCCCCTTCTCTATCCGTGATGGGGAAGATAACTATCAGCTCTACCTGCTGCGTCCAGCCAGCAGCCCACAATCTGATTTTATCAATTTGATGTTTGACCGCCCGCTGCTGCTCTTGATTGCCACCATGCTGATCAGTTCGCCGTTGCTACTGTGGCTAGCCTGGAGCCTGGCGAAACCAGCGCGTAAGCTGAAAAATGCCGCCGACGATGTCGCGCGAGGTAACCTGAAGCAGCACCCTGAATTGGAATCCGGGCCGCAAGAATTTTTGGCAACCGGGGCCAGTTTCAATCAAATGATCAGTGCGCTTGATCGGATGGTGGTGGCCCAACAACGGCTCATTTCTGATATCTCCCATGAGCTACGCACCCCGCTAACCCGCTTGCAACTGGCCACTGCGCTGATGCGCCGCCGCCATGGTGAAGGGAAAGAGTTAGAGCGTATCGAAATGGAGGCGCAACGGTTAGATAGCATGATCAATGATTTACTGGTGCTATCTCGCAGTCAGCACAAAAACGAGCTACACCGCGAGCCGATTAAAGCCAATGATTTATGGTCTGACGTGCTGGAAGATGCGCAATTCGAGGCTGACCAAATGGGTAAGACGCTGGAGGTGACATCACCACCAGGGCCATGGACCCTATTTGGCAACCCAGCGGCCCTTGACAGTGCGCTAGAGAATATCGTGCGTAATGCGCTGCGCTATTCCCATCACCACATTGCGGTGGCATTCAGCTCGGATAATCATGGTGTCACTATCATTGTTGATGATGATGGGCCAGGGGTCAGCGCAGATGATCGTGAACAGATATTCCGGCCATTCTATCGCACTGATGAAGCCCGAGATCGCGAATCAGGCGGGACTGGCTTAGGGCTGGCGATAGTTGAAACCGCCGTCAATCAGCATCGCGGTTGGGTGCGGGCAGAGGACAGTCCATTAGGTGGCCTGCGGCTGATACTTTGGTTGCCGCTGCATCCTCTGAAAGCTTAA
- the cpxR gene encoding envelope stress response regulator transcription factor CpxR, producing the protein MHKILLVDDDRELTSLLKELLEMEGFNVVVAYDGEQALNLLDSSIDLLLLDIMMPRKNGIETLKELRQHHQTPVIMLTARGSELDRVLGLELGADDYLAKPFNDRELVARIRAILRRSNWSEQQQNVDQGAPTLEVDCLQLNPGRQEASFEGQSLELTGTEFTLLYLLAQHLGQVVSREHLSQEVLGKRLTPFDRAIDMHISNLRRKLPDRKDGLPWFKTLRGRGYLMVSET; encoded by the coding sequence ATGCATAAGATCCTATTAGTTGATGATGACCGTGAATTGACGTCACTATTGAAAGAGTTGCTGGAAATGGAGGGCTTTAATGTTGTGGTTGCCTATGATGGCGAACAAGCATTGAACCTGCTGGACAGCTCTATCGACTTGTTATTACTTGATATTATGATGCCACGTAAGAACGGCATCGAAACACTGAAAGAGCTGCGTCAACATCACCAGACACCAGTGATTATGCTGACTGCCCGTGGCAGTGAATTGGATCGGGTGCTTGGCCTTGAGTTAGGCGCGGATGATTATCTGGCAAAACCCTTTAATGACCGCGAGCTGGTGGCACGTATTCGCGCCATCTTGCGCCGCTCTAACTGGAGCGAACAGCAGCAAAATGTCGATCAGGGTGCCCCGACACTGGAAGTTGATTGCCTGCAACTGAATCCAGGCCGTCAGGAGGCCAGCTTTGAAGGCCAATCGCTGGAACTCACCGGTACTGAATTTACCTTGCTCTACCTACTGGCCCAGCACCTCGGTCAGGTTGTCTCACGCGAGCATCTCAGCCAGGAAGTTCTAGGGAAGCGGTTGACGCCTTTTGACCGCGCCATTGATATGCACATTTCAAACTTGCGCCGTAAGTTGCCGGATCGCAAAGATGGGTTGCCGTGGTTTAAAACCCTACGTGGTCGCGGGTATCTGATGGTATCCGAAACATGA
- the cpxP gene encoding cell-envelope stress modulator CpxP: protein MRKVTKVTTLIMASMLVLGSHAAFAADKTEAADGWCHGDGAMMNKKDGRGHHNMFDGVNLTEQQRQQMRDLMRQSRQGQPRLDVADREAMHKLVTADKFDEAAVRAQAEKMSKDQVERQVEMAKVRNQMYNLLTPEQKAALNQKHQQRIEKMQQAPAAQPSSAQK, encoded by the coding sequence ATGCGTAAAGTAACTAAAGTAACAACGTTAATCATGGCGTCAATGTTAGTTCTCGGCTCTCACGCCGCCTTCGCCGCTGATAAGACCGAAGCCGCAGATGGCTGGTGCCACGGTGACGGTGCGATGATGAATAAGAAAGACGGTCGTGGCCACCATAACATGTTTGACGGTGTGAATCTGACTGAGCAGCAGCGCCAGCAAATGCGTGACCTGATGCGCCAGTCTCGCCAGGGTCAACCTCGCCTTGATGTTGCTGACCGTGAAGCAATGCACAAGCTGGTTACCGCCGATAAATTCGACGAAGCCGCGGTAAGAGCACAAGCCGAGAAGATGTCCAAAGATCAGGTTGAACGCCAGGTCGAAATGGCCAAAGTTCGTAACCAAATGTACAACTTGCTCACACCAGAGCAAAAAGCTGCCCTGAATCAAAAGCACCAGCAGCGCATTGAGAAAATGCAGCAGGCGCCAGCAGCACAACCCTCTTCTGCCCAGAAGTAA